From Anopheles darlingi chromosome 2, idAnoDarlMG_H_01, whole genome shotgun sequence, the proteins below share one genomic window:
- the LOC125948066 gene encoding protein yellow yields MFRITRSSMHRLLVTVCLLHLTTFIPRPALGNDNLRVAYQWNQIDFEFSSDTERQEALASGRYIPENVIPVGLEVYKKRLFLTLPRWKQGIPASLAYINLNETTTQSPRLYPYPNWSAHRRLSENDAQEIVSPFRIRADRCGRLWVLDTGVDELLGNTTVFAPTSLLVYDLTSDNLLRRYQFPSDHLKENSFYANIAVEDAVCDDTFAYAADLGSPGLVVYSWKQQESWRVKHHFFYPDPLAGNYNITGINFQWDDGLFGLALSKPQSDGFATLFFHPLSSLNEFSVSTKVLRNRTYALDTRNYKEFKVLGSRGPNGQAGVAFLDQKTGVIFYALPNLNAVTCWKTSNRALNFKSLGRVYMSSVEMVFPNDVKVDDESRLWVLSDRLHQYMYESLNRNDINFRVLTATVKDAIQNTACDTNIKPLPDIITNLGDILRPSTSTVAPKSGSSVALTLQSNRFITVLLATVITLLFSSNLITT; encoded by the exons ATGTTTCGAATCACGCGATCATCGATGCATCGATTGCTCGTCACCGTTTGCTTGCTGCATCTAACTACATTTATACCCCGTCCAGCCCTGGGCAACGACAATCTACGTGTAGCGTACCAATGGAACCAAATCGATTTTGAGTTTTCCAGCGACACCGAGCGACAAGAGGCTCTCGCCTCGGGGCGTTACATCCCGGAAAATGTAATTCCCGTTGGACTGGAAGTGTACAAGAAGCGACTCTTTCTGACACTTCCCCGCTGGAAACAGGGCATCCCGGCTTCGCTCGCATACATCAACCTCAACG AAACGACAACACAATCACCACGTTTATACCCATACCCCAACTGGAGTGCGCACCGACGGTTGAGTGAGAACGACGCACAGGAAATAGTATCACCGTTCCGGATACGAGCTGATCGTTGTGGCCGGCTATGGGTGCTAGATACCGGTGTCGATGAGTTGCTGGGCAACACGACCGTCTTTGCACCCACCTCACTGCTGGTGTACGATCTCACATCCGATAATCTACTTCGCCGCTATCAGTTCCCCAGTGATCATCTcaaagaaaattcattttacGCAAATATTGCTGTAGAAGATGCAGTTTGTGACGATACGTTCGCATATGCGGCCGATCTCGGTAGCCCAGGTCTGGTGGTGTACTCCTGGAAACAACAGGAATCGTGGCGAGTGAAGCATCACTTCTTTTACCCGGATCCACTAGCCGGAAACTACAACATCACGGGCATCAACTTCCAGTGGGACGATGGGCTTTTCGGACTTGCACTCTCCAAGCCGCAATCCGATGGCTTTGCGACACTCTTCTTCCATCCGCTGAGCTCACTCAATGAGTTCTCAGTGTCCACCAAGGTGCTGCGGAATCGAACCTACGCGCTTGACACGAGGAACTACAAGGAATTCAAGGTTCTTGGATCGCGCGGTCCTAACGGACAGGCCGGAGTGGCCTTTCTCGATCAGAAAACCGGGGTCATTTTCTACGCTCTTCCCAACCTGAACGCGGTCACATGCTGGAAAACATCCAATCGCgcattaaattttaaatctcTCGGCCGTGTTTATATGAGCAGCGTCGAAATGGTCTTCCCTAATGACGTCAAGGTGGATGACGAAAGTCGGCTATGGGTACTGTCCGATCGGTTACATCAGTACATGTACGAGTCCCTCAATCGGAATGACATCAACTTCCGTGTCCTTACGGCTACAGTAAAGGATGCCATTCAAAACACGGCCTGTGATACGAACATCAAACCCCTGCCAGATATCATCACAAACCTCGGTGACATTCTACGGCCATCGACCAGTACAGTGGCTCCAAAGAGTGGATCCAGTGTGGCACTAACTCTTCAGTCTAATCGTTTCATCACGGTGCTGCTAGCAACAGTCATTACTCTACTTTTCTCATCGAACCTCATCACAACGTAG